The following coding sequences are from one Cyprinus carpio isolate SPL01 chromosome A24, ASM1834038v1, whole genome shotgun sequence window:
- the LOC109049534 gene encoding gap junction delta-4 protein-like encodes MAKQTASETIFITLNHNITLIGKAWLVLVIFLRILVLLFAGYPLYQDEQERFVCNTIQPGCANVCYDMFAPLSLLRFWLVQLTTLCLPYVMFITYVIHKVTADSRASESIQADSIYKIHQESFRKSSLCKTVVKAEKGRVQYFTGAYILHLLLRILVDAGFGAAHYYLFGFHIPKRFMCQQPPCTTIVDCYISRPTEKTIMLNFMLGAATLSLLLNVCDLICAIKRSVRQKSKGKMLVEKMYAEEQYYLSGNENQSVDASIPPTQDVMGPGGFRKRGTRNSSGDEAASVFLDDDPQPNSPVGGMPTIAGMPGSNNNDDNSSYQPNQEEGILREGSEVALYPSEPLGTPRSIRVSKRSRLKPPPPPRRDKLGAQGAIDVSGATAVCTRRLGQYTLVEMTTGEDIPTCIGDGQEKRSEWV; translated from the exons ATGGCTAAACAGACTGCATCTGAAACTATATTCATAACATTGAACCACAACATCACCCTTATAG GGAAAGCATGGCTCGTCCTGGTGATATTCCTAAGGATCCTGGTCTTGCTGTTTGCTGGTTATCCTCTCTACCAGGATGAGCAGGAAAGATTTGTATGTAACACCATTCAGCCCGGTTGTGCCAATGTGTGCTACGACATGTTTGCCCCTCTTTCCCTTCTCCGATTCTGGCTGGTGCAGCTCACCACCCTGTGCCTTCCCTATGTGATGTTTATCACCTATGTGATCCACAAAGTGACTGCTGATAGCAGAGCTTCTGAGTCCATACAAGCGGACTCTATCTATAAGATCCATCAAGAATCATTCAGAAAATCATCTCTTTGTAAGACCGTTGTTAAAGCTGAGAAGGGGCGGGTGCAGTACTTCACAGGAGCCTACATCTTGCACCTGTTGCTTCGGATACTTGTAGATGCTGGATTTGGAGCTGCACATTATTACTTGTTTGGCTTCCACATCCCCAAACGATTCATGTGTCAGCAGCCACCTTGCACAACAATAGTGGACTGCTACATCTCTAGACCCACTGAGAAAACCATTATGTTGAACTTCATGTTGGGGGCAGCCACTTTGTCCTTGTTGCTAAATGTGTGTGACCTAATCTGTGCCATCAAGCGCTCTGTGAGGCAAAAAAGCAAAGGAAAGATGCTAGTAGAGAAGATGTATGCAGAGGAGCAGTACTACCTGTCAGGGAACGAGAATCAAAGTGTGGACGCCAGCATCCCGCCCACTCAAGATGTGATGGGGCCGGGAGGATTCCGCAAAAGAGGGACCAGAAATTCAAGTGGCGATGAAGCTGCTTCCGTTTTTTTGGACGATGACCCTCAACCAAACTCACCAGTTGGAGGAATGCCTACAATTGCTGGAATGCCTGGCTCCAACAACAATGACGACAACAGCAGCTACCAACCCAACCAAGAAGAGGGGATTTTAAGAGAGGGCAGTGAAGTTGCACTGTATCCCAGTGAGCCTTTGGGGACTCCTAGATCTATAAGAGTTAGCAAACGCAGTCGTCTAAAACCTCCACCACCTCCACGAAGGGACAAACTAGGTGCTCAAGGCGCAATTGATGTCTCGGGAGCAACAGCAGTGTGCACTAGAAGATTAGGGCAATATACTCTGGTAGAAATGACCACCGGTGAGGACATACCAACTTGCATTGGAGATGGACAAGAGAAGAGGTCGGAATGGGTTTGA
- the LOC122135318 gene encoding frizzled-8-like, which translates to MECYLLGIYLFLALTLLPRSSGTTAKEITCQEIAVPLCKGIGYNYTYMPNQFNHDTQDEAGLEVHQFWPLVEIQCSPDLKFFLCSMYTPICLEDYKKPLPPCRSVCERAKAGCAPLMRQYGFPWPDRMRCDLLPAQGAPDTLCMDYNRTDSTTVSPVLSKPTNHPSKAFNPHKKKSGRPGVGPKASKPCEPGCQCRAPMVAVNSDRHPLYNRVKTGQIPNCAMPCHNPYFTQDERTFTVFWIGLWSVLCFISSFATVATFLIDMERFKYPERPIIFLSACYMFVSIGYIVRLIAGHEKVACNRGYDVEHIHYETTGPALCTVVFLLIYFFGMASSIWWVILSLTWFLAAGMKWGNEAIAGYSQYFHLAAWLIPSMKSIAVLALSSVDGDPVAGICYVGNQDLDNLRGFVLAPLVIYLFIGTMFLLAGFVSLFRIRSVIKQGGTKTDKLEKLMFRIGIFTVLYTVPATIIVACYFYEQHNRQSWEITHNCSCLLEQGVKRPDYAVFMLKYFMCLLVGITSGVWTWSGKTLESWRSFCTRCCWGSKGSGGSMYSDVSTGLTWRSGTASSVSCPKQMPLSQVTKENPINCWVGGLLVFQSFAYK; encoded by the coding sequence ATGGAGTGCTACCTGTTGGGGATTTACCTGTTCCTCGCGCTTACCCTGCTGCCCCGGTCGAGCGGCACCACGGCCAAGGAGATCACCTGTCAGGAGATAGCCGTTCCTCTGTGCAAGGGCATCGGCTACAACTACACCTACATGCCCAACCAGTTCAACCACGACACCCAGGATGAAGCCGGCTTGGAGGTGCACCAGTTCTGGCCTCTGGTGGAGATCCAGTGCTCCCCGGATCTCAAGTTCTTCCTCTGCAGCATGTACACCCCCATATGCCTGGAGGACTATAAGAAACCCCTGCCCCCGTGCCGGAGCGTATGCGAGCGAGCCAAGGCGGGCTGCGCCCCGCTCATGCGGCAGTACGGTTTCCCTTGGCCGGACCGCATGAGGTGCGATTTGCTGCCCGCGCAGGGAGCACCAGACACACTGTGCATGGACTACAACCGAACCGACTCCACCACAGTGTCGCCGGTGCTGTCCAAACCCACCAACCACCCCAGCAAAGCTTTTAATCCACACAAAAAGAAAAGCGGGCGACCGGGCGTTGGACCCAAAGCGAGTAAACCCTGCGAGCCGGGCTGCCAGTGTCGCGCGCCGATGGTGGCGGTGAACAGCGACCGACACCCGCTGTACAACCGCGTCAAGACGGGTCAGATCCCGAACTGCGCCATGCCGTGCCACAACCCGTATTTCACCCAGGACGAGCGGACTTTCACGGTCTTCTGGATCGGACTCTGGTCGGTGTTATGCTTCATATCCTCCTTCGCCACCGTCGCTACATTTCTGATCGACATGGAGCGCTTTAAATACCCCGAGCGCCCGATTATTTTCCTCTCGGCGTGTTATATGTTTGTGTCGATCGGGTATATCGTGCGATTAATTGCCGGGCACGAAAAAGTGGCGTGTAACCGGGGGTATGACGTGGAGCACATTCACTACGAAACCACCGGCCCCGCGTTGTGCACCGTTGTGTTTTTGTTGATCTATTTCTTCGGGATGGCAAGCTCGATATGGTGGGTCATCCTCTCGCTCACCTGGTTCCTCGCGGCGGGCATGAAGTGGGGCAACGAGGCCATCGCGGGCTACTCTCAGTACTTCCACCTGGCCGCCTGGCTCATCCCGTCCATGAAGTCCATCGCCGTGCTCGCGCTGAGCTCGGTGGACGGCGACCCGGTCGCCGGGATTTGCTATGTGGGCAACCAGGATTTGGACAACCTGCGGGGCTTCGTGTTGGCGCCGCTAGTGATCTACCTATTCATCGGCACCATGTTTCTTTTGGCCGGATTTGTGTCGCTGTTTAGGATCAGGAGTGTCATTAAGCAAGGTGGCACTAAAACTGACAAACTCGAGAAGCTGATGTTCCGAATCGGGATCTTCACGGTGCTCTACACGGTTCCCGCCACCATCATCGTGGCGTGTTACTTCTACGAGCAGCATAACAGACAGAGTTGGGAGATCACTCATAACTGTTCGTGTTTATTGGAGCAGGGGGTCAAGAGGCCGGACTATGCCGTCTTCATGCTCAAATACTTCATGTGCCTTCTGGTGGGCATCACCTCTGGAGTTTGGACCTGGTCCGGTAAGACCCTGGAGTCCTGGAGGAGTTTCTGCACGCGCTGCTGCTGGGGCAGCAAGGGATCCGGTGGCTCCATGTACAGTGACGTGAGCACGGGATTAACGTGGAGGTCCGGGACCGCCAGCTCGGTGTCCTGCCCCAAGCAGATGCCTTTGTCCCAGGTGACAAAAGAAAACCCTATTAATTGTTGGGTGGGGGGTCTCTTAGTCTTTCAGTCGTTTGCTTACAAATAA